A window of Paenibacillus sp. 19GGS1-52 contains these coding sequences:
- a CDS encoding terminase yields MAGRNAKPVALHIAEGNPNRLTKEEIKQRKESEIKLGISDLKKLKRPKFVTQDKAASKLWNELIKEYQQSADKGVELLTSTDVGNLALYCKTYSEYERLLVQYQRLENIVIDEHILDEYIETAEDAQEVNLKALRYLSQLASMEGILKVETAINKKMDMLLKFQDRLFLNPLAKIRNVSMPKKEDKKSAMAQFLNRRADGNGT; encoded by the coding sequence ATGGCAGGGAGAAACGCCAAGCCGGTTGCTCTGCATATTGCGGAGGGCAACCCAAATCGTTTGACCAAAGAAGAGATCAAGCAGCGAAAAGAATCTGAGATTAAGCTCGGAATCTCCGACCTCAAAAAACTAAAGAGACCTAAATTTGTTACGCAAGATAAGGCTGCAAGTAAGCTCTGGAATGAACTCATTAAAGAATATCAACAGTCAGCAGATAAAGGTGTTGAATTACTAACCAGTACAGATGTTGGAAACTTGGCACTCTACTGCAAGACGTACAGCGAATATGAGCGGCTTCTTGTCCAATACCAGAGGTTGGAAAACATCGTAATTGATGAACACATACTGGATGAGTACATCGAGACTGCCGAAGATGCGCAGGAGGTCAATTTAAAGGCGCTCCGATATTTATCACAATTAGCAAGTATGGAAGGGATCTTGAAAGTTGAGACGGCCATTAATAAAAAGATGGATATGTTACTGAAATTTCAAGACAGGCTATTCCTTAATCCACTTGCAAAAATTAGAAATGTGTCCATGCCGAAGAAGGAAGATAAAAAATCAGCAATGGCGCAATTCTTGAACCGTAGAGCTGACGGAAATGGCACATAA
- a CDS encoding phage tail tape measure protein — translation MAGGIIGSLMYAVGFKFNSGGIDEADSKVKALTKGVIGMGALAGSAMIGIGTAALTAASNFESAMSHVQLTTGQTTAQMEATKEVAKNLYNQNFGEDWADLGGSISAVAKATGLTGSALESASREAMLYANAFDGDVTESIAGVSVAMNNFGVTSTEAFNLLTQGQNRGLDTQGDMLDSVNEYSQAFASVGFTMEDTFGYLDNGMKAGARSTDLLGDAMNEFSIQSIEAGGTAVQSFQALGLNSDKMMATFSKGGPEAKKAFRDIVSMITDVQDPVQQNTIGVGLFGTQFEELGIKAFSALDDVNTGFDQSKDSAANLFNGFTSIGDSIQYFKRHVETGILIPIGQKLLPYLSMFGSWISSHQSQIAALGAVIGNGLGAAIEKVSGWVQAAVPYLQAFGDRAGKVFGDLVTKGKELWISLEPVVVLIGQTLLSAATSLWPVLQNISSALSTGASEIIKWSGFAPVLAGAAAAFGAYKTVVMLSTLKTKAFTLATKIQAAWTARATLATRAMSFAMAMNPIGLVVAALVGLGVALFIAYKKSDKFRAFVDGMWAGIKKATMAALNFFKITIPKYFMMAFNAVTSFLKKWGVTILAVIGGPITLIALLIYKNWDKIQAVTVSVFTAIWNWMKSIWKSIASTVSGAALAVWGAVRGAWNKVFSTTNSLMTKVWNKITGIWGQIVGGIKTAGVNVWAAVSEMWGKVTGFFTDINLFDVGERIMQSLIDGISSMTDSITKKVKAIGGGISDGVKSAFGIKDSPSFKIESGMGTGRKSILDGSNAKGLAYVPFDGYISELHKGERVLTAKENEDYSRYTPETAPARTTNNTSKADFNPVFNITVQGSADKQTLANLRETIRREMQDVFESYTRSAGLDGA, via the coding sequence ATGGCAGGTGGAATTATTGGCTCCCTGATGTACGCTGTTGGGTTTAAATTTAACAGCGGCGGCATCGATGAGGCAGACAGTAAGGTAAAGGCTCTGACCAAAGGCGTGATAGGTATGGGAGCCTTAGCAGGATCGGCAATGATTGGTATCGGTACTGCTGCCCTGACTGCCGCCAGCAATTTTGAGAGTGCCATGTCGCATGTACAACTCACAACGGGACAGACAACTGCTCAAATGGAAGCCACCAAGGAAGTTGCCAAAAACCTATATAACCAAAACTTTGGTGAGGATTGGGCAGACTTAGGCGGTTCTATCTCTGCAGTAGCAAAAGCAACGGGGCTTACGGGTAGTGCTCTGGAGAGTGCATCACGGGAGGCGATGCTATACGCAAATGCCTTTGACGGTGACGTTACAGAGTCTATAGCCGGGGTATCTGTAGCCATGAACAACTTTGGTGTGACATCAACGGAAGCCTTTAATCTGCTAACCCAAGGACAAAACAGAGGCTTAGATACTCAAGGTGACATGCTGGATAGCGTGAATGAGTATTCGCAGGCATTTGCATCCGTAGGCTTTACCATGGAAGACACATTTGGCTATTTAGATAACGGGATGAAGGCTGGAGCCAGGAGCACTGACTTACTCGGTGATGCTATGAATGAATTTTCCATTCAATCTATCGAAGCGGGTGGGACGGCGGTTCAATCCTTTCAGGCGCTTGGTTTGAACTCGGATAAGATGATGGCTACTTTTTCGAAGGGCGGTCCAGAAGCGAAGAAGGCATTTAGAGATATCGTGTCTATGATCACGGACGTTCAGGACCCTGTGCAGCAAAATACTATTGGGGTTGGACTGTTTGGGACGCAATTTGAAGAGCTGGGCATAAAAGCCTTCAGTGCTTTGGATGATGTGAACACTGGCTTTGACCAAAGCAAGGATTCTGCAGCCAATCTATTTAACGGGTTTACTAGCATAGGCGATTCTATTCAGTATTTCAAACGCCATGTTGAGACGGGGATATTAATTCCCATTGGTCAAAAGCTGCTACCATATCTAAGTATGTTTGGTTCATGGATTTCGAGTCACCAGTCACAGATTGCCGCCTTGGGCGCGGTCATTGGTAACGGGTTGGGTGCGGCTATAGAAAAGGTGAGCGGGTGGGTACAGGCAGCAGTGCCGTATCTGCAGGCTTTTGGGGATCGAGCGGGGAAAGTTTTCGGTGACTTGGTGACCAAAGGTAAAGAGTTATGGATCAGTTTGGAGCCGGTGGTTGTTTTGATCGGGCAGACTTTACTATCCGCAGCAACAAGTTTATGGCCAGTATTGCAAAATATTAGTTCAGCGCTGTCTACAGGAGCCAGCGAGATTATTAAGTGGAGCGGGTTTGCACCGGTGCTTGCCGGAGCTGCTGCTGCTTTCGGTGCCTATAAGACTGTTGTGATGCTATCTACACTGAAGACTAAGGCATTTACATTAGCGACAAAGATTCAAGCGGCTTGGACAGCCCGGGCAACACTTGCTACCCGAGCTATGAGCTTTGCAATGGCGATGAATCCAATCGGGCTTGTGGTCGCTGCATTAGTAGGGCTGGGCGTGGCACTTTTCATTGCCTACAAAAAATCCGATAAGTTTCGGGCTTTTGTGGACGGGATGTGGGCAGGTATCAAAAAGGCTACAATGGCCGCGCTGAATTTCTTCAAAATTACTATTCCTAAATATTTCATGATGGCGTTTAATGCAGTAACGTCCTTTTTGAAAAAGTGGGGAGTGACCATTCTTGCGGTTATAGGTGGACCGATTACATTAATCGCACTCTTAATCTATAAAAATTGGGATAAGATACAAGCCGTTACGGTTTCTGTGTTTACGGCGATTTGGAACTGGATGAAATCAATCTGGAAAAGTATTGCGAGTACTGTTTCCGGGGCTGCTTTAGCGGTATGGGGAGCGGTTAGGGGAGCCTGGAATAAAGTATTCTCGACGACGAATTCCCTCATGACTAAAGTATGGAATAAGATTACTGGGATATGGGGGCAAATCGTAGGGGGCATTAAGACAGCGGGAGTAAATGTCTGGGCGGCTGTCTCTGAGATGTGGGGTAAGGTAACGGGGTTTTTCACTGACATTAATTTGTTTGATGTTGGCGAAAGAATCATGCAAAGTCTTATTGATGGAATCAGTTCCATGACTGATTCAATTACCAAAAAAGTTAAGGCTATCGGGGGAGGAATATCAGACGGCGTAAAGAGTGCCTTTGGAATCAAAGATAGTCCTAGTTTCAAAATTGAATCAGGAATGGGAACTGGTAGGAAAAGTATTCTGGACGGAAGTAACGCCAAAGGTTTAGCATATGTTCCCTTTGATGGTTACATCAGTGAGCTGCACAAAGGCGAGCGCGTTCTAACTGCCAAAGAAAATGAAGATTACTCCCGATATACCCCTGAAACGGCTCCCGCCCGAACAACCAACAATACCAGCAAAGCAGATTTCAATCCGGTATTTAATATCACTGTACAAGGCAGCGCAGATAAACAGACTCTGGCAAATCTGCGAGAAACGATTCGCCGGGAAATGCAAGATGTCTTTGAATCTTATACGCGCAGTGCTGGATTGGATGGTGCGTAA
- a CDS encoding DUF3383 family protein produces MIILSISDVTVTIAVLKPTPILGGFGKPLILGSSAAGKDFKNYSDIAAVLVDYATTTEEYKAAAATFAQKNPPAEIAIVSRRTGTTPEALVDILPKLFLKDWHFLISTSTLVTDITTIGDAIEADKSRQYFFRTSVQADLTAILVKKYTRTYGFYHIAAEVAKYPEAAWVGAVGSLPVGSVTWKGWTLVGIAPLDITATELAAIHALGANTYVTKSGTDVTSDGKAVSGDFIDLIHSQDFVVFSVQYAVQDLFNQAQAALSKIPYDNRGIAQIESAVRTVLQRAYLQGMIAVDEDGVPLFNTTFPPRSQMDAAQIAARNYPDGQFDFVPAGAVHTAAIRGTIKFA; encoded by the coding sequence GTGATTATTTTGAGCATTAGTGATGTTACGGTTACGATAGCCGTACTCAAACCGACGCCGATCCTTGGTGGATTCGGTAAGCCATTGATCTTAGGTTCAAGTGCTGCAGGTAAGGATTTTAAAAATTACTCGGATATTGCGGCGGTATTAGTAGATTATGCCACGACAACAGAGGAATATAAGGCAGCAGCTGCAACTTTCGCACAAAAGAATCCGCCGGCAGAAATTGCGATTGTTTCTAGAAGGACCGGAACAACTCCTGAGGCACTGGTAGATATCTTGCCAAAGCTGTTCCTAAAGGACTGGCATTTTCTCATTTCGACCAGCACACTTGTAACGGACATTACCACTATCGGTGATGCCATCGAAGCAGACAAGTCCCGGCAATATTTCTTCCGGACAAGCGTTCAGGCGGATCTTACCGCGATCTTAGTTAAGAAATACACACGGACGTATGGCTTTTACCATATCGCTGCAGAAGTGGCGAAGTATCCAGAGGCCGCATGGGTCGGTGCTGTTGGTAGCCTGCCCGTGGGGTCAGTGACGTGGAAGGGCTGGACGCTGGTCGGTATTGCTCCATTGGACATTACAGCCACAGAGCTCGCAGCTATTCATGCTCTTGGTGCCAATACTTACGTCACTAAGTCCGGAACCGATGTCACCAGTGATGGCAAAGCGGTGAGCGGTGATTTTATTGACCTTATCCATTCACAAGATTTCGTAGTTTTTAGCGTACAGTATGCCGTTCAAGATCTATTTAACCAGGCACAGGCAGCTTTATCTAAGATACCTTATGATAACCGCGGAATTGCTCAAATTGAGAGCGCGGTGAGGACGGTCTTACAGCGGGCTTATCTTCAAGGGATGATTGCTGTCGATGAAGATGGCGTGCCGTTGTTTAATACTACATTCCCACCGCGTAGCCAAATGGACGCTGCGCAGATTGCCGCCCGAAATTATCCGGATGGACAGTTTGATTTTGTCCCTGCTGGAGCAGTACACACCGCTGCCATTCGCGGCACGATTAAATTTGCATAA
- a CDS encoding phage portal protein — protein sequence MLGIGSVERRSQEIGLNDRRLLEMLGLDVAPGEVNIKGWNALKVDTIFACIKVLSDAISKLPLKVYQEDEYGITKSASHYLYRLLKLRPNPYMSAADFWKATEAHRAMGNAYASIEFDKRTGKVVALWPMDSSKVKVIIDDAGILPDPTRRIVSSQTRLWYEVDVGNGEKRKLLPDEVLHFKGAITLDGLIGVRTMDYLQTTAENAASAGKFINNFYKQGLQVKGLVQYTGTLDEGAKKVFKDNFEGMTSGLKNSHRVALMPYGYQFTPISISMADAQFMQNTELTFRQIANAFGVKMHQLNDLSKATYSNVEQQQLAFISDTHQPILTTYEQELTYKLFIDQELDAGYFCKFNVDATLRSDLKTRYEAYRTAIQAGFLKPNEARAKEDMEPAAGGDQLLFNGSVIPLTMAGLQYVKGGEETEPEEDKPDSDKGEEGNSGDVGDPGDGSDGGGSK from the coding sequence ATGCTTGGCATAGGAAGCGTGGAACGTCGCAGTCAGGAAATAGGATTGAATGACCGCCGCCTGCTTGAAATGTTGGGGTTGGATGTCGCACCTGGAGAAGTGAATATCAAAGGCTGGAATGCGCTGAAGGTAGACACCATATTTGCTTGTATCAAGGTGCTATCTGATGCCATATCCAAGTTGCCATTAAAAGTGTACCAGGAAGACGAATATGGGATCACGAAGTCGGCTAGTCATTACCTATATCGGCTACTGAAGCTGCGGCCTAACCCGTATATGTCCGCTGCCGACTTTTGGAAGGCTACTGAAGCGCATCGGGCAATGGGTAACGCCTATGCTTCCATAGAATTTGATAAGCGCACCGGCAAGGTCGTTGCTTTGTGGCCGATGGATTCTAGCAAAGTGAAGGTCATTATTGACGACGCCGGAATTTTACCGGACCCTACGCGCCGGATCGTGTCCAGTCAGACGAGGCTATGGTATGAAGTGGATGTGGGTAACGGTGAAAAGCGTAAGCTTCTACCGGATGAAGTGTTGCATTTCAAGGGCGCTATCACGCTGGATGGTCTTATCGGTGTCCGCACAATGGATTATTTGCAGACCACTGCCGAGAATGCGGCTTCCGCAGGTAAGTTCATCAATAATTTTTACAAGCAGGGGCTTCAGGTCAAGGGACTAGTACAATATACCGGCACTTTGGATGAAGGAGCCAAGAAAGTATTCAAAGATAACTTTGAGGGCATGACATCCGGTCTTAAAAACAGTCACCGGGTTGCCTTGATGCCATACGGTTATCAATTTACTCCGATTTCAATCAGTATGGCCGATGCGCAGTTCATGCAGAACACGGAGCTGACGTTCCGGCAGATTGCGAATGCCTTCGGCGTCAAGATGCACCAACTCAACGACTTGTCCAAAGCCACATACAGCAATGTGGAGCAGCAACAACTCGCGTTTATCAGCGATACGCATCAACCTATACTCACAACTTATGAGCAGGAACTTACTTATAAGCTATTTATTGATCAAGAGTTGGATGCTGGGTATTTTTGCAAGTTTAATGTTGATGCAACACTGCGATCTGATCTTAAAACCAGATACGAGGCTTACCGGACCGCCATTCAAGCAGGGTTTTTAAAGCCTAATGAAGCACGGGCGAAAGAGGACATGGAACCAGCGGCTGGCGGGGATCAACTACTATTTAATGGTAGTGTCATACCGTTGACAATGGCCGGACTTCAATATGTGAAAGGGGGTGAAGAAACTGAGCCAGAAGAAGACAAACCCGACTCCGACAAAGGAGAAGAGGGCAATTCCGGTGACGTTGGAGATCCGGGCGACGGAAGCGACGGAGGGGGAAGTAAGTAA
- a CDS encoding phage major capsid protein, protein MSKELRELLAKLEQRKTEVRSFLAQDKTKEAEEAMEEVRSMQAKAKMLQEMENEERSDLGGGIPLGGNTNLQTREDVELESEYRSIFLRGLRRQDVTADMRSVVREYERRAVMNEGQTNPAIPQGDSSLLVPKDIQTQINTIERSLNDLSMYVNMQYVNTLSGTRVLEEVQSITPFAPIDEYGIFPEMDNPKFRPVDYKVKKYGGILPLTNDLLADSDQNVINYVSAWIANKAVFTRNKLIIDLLNTMDKQALANFAAVKKVINVNLDPAISLNATILTNQDGYNWLDEQVDGFGRPLLTDDITQAGRKLFKGRPIVPVSNRILPSNTVSGLAPMIIGDLKQQVVCFCRKLYELASTKEGGDAFRRDTTDLRAITRCDTKMWDTGAAIFGQLDISEEA, encoded by the coding sequence ATGAGTAAAGAATTGCGGGAACTGCTGGCGAAACTGGAGCAGCGTAAAACAGAAGTACGGTCTTTTCTGGCTCAGGACAAGACAAAGGAAGCTGAAGAAGCTATGGAAGAGGTCCGTTCCATGCAGGCTAAGGCAAAAATGTTGCAAGAAATGGAGAACGAAGAACGCAGCGACCTGGGTGGCGGCATTCCGTTGGGTGGTAATACAAACCTGCAAACCCGCGAGGACGTCGAACTGGAGTCGGAGTATAGAAGCATTTTCCTGCGCGGCCTGCGCCGTCAAGATGTAACTGCGGACATGCGTAGTGTAGTTAGAGAATACGAACGCCGCGCGGTGATGAATGAAGGCCAGACCAACCCGGCAATCCCTCAGGGGGATTCGTCCTTGCTGGTTCCTAAAGATATCCAGACGCAAATCAATACTATCGAACGGAGCTTGAACGACCTGTCGATGTACGTCAATATGCAGTACGTCAACACTCTTTCTGGTACGCGGGTGCTGGAAGAGGTTCAGAGCATTACACCATTTGCACCAATTGATGAATATGGCATTTTCCCGGAAATGGATAATCCCAAATTCCGCCCTGTTGATTATAAAGTTAAGAAATACGGTGGTATTCTTCCACTGACTAACGATTTGCTTGCAGACTCTGACCAGAATGTCATTAATTACGTTTCCGCCTGGATTGCGAACAAGGCTGTATTTACACGAAATAAACTGATTATCGACCTGTTAAACACGATGGATAAGCAGGCACTGGCCAATTTTGCAGCGGTTAAAAAGGTCATTAACGTGAATTTAGACCCTGCCATCAGCCTTAATGCCACAATTTTAACGAATCAGGACGGATACAACTGGCTTGATGAGCAAGTGGATGGATTTGGACGTCCATTGCTAACGGATGATATCACCCAAGCGGGTCGAAAACTGTTCAAAGGTCGCCCGATCGTCCCCGTTTCTAATCGCATATTGCCTAGTAACACTGTTTCAGGCCTGGCACCTATGATTATCGGAGATCTAAAACAGCAAGTTGTATGCTTCTGCAGGAAGTTATATGAATTGGCCAGCACCAAAGAGGGTGGCGATGCATTCCGTCGGGATACAACAGACCTACGGGCCATTACTAGATGTGATACAAAGATGTGGGATACAGGCGCGGCTATTTTCGGTCAATTGGATATTTCGGAAGAAGCATAG
- a CDS encoding phage gp6-like head-tail connector protein — protein MLTTLTKARLLGIDPTGEIPDEELTALLIVASTAIEEKCRRRFKLQEYNGQVNGMRGQYLYLPNYPVHYLSIYERPDHPFIDVETLDNGIFFRRCGWPGGERGLSVTYTAGYVLPEDATEDTPSTLPETLEYACVLMVKHLQREPGIASERVGDISVAYAAAEADMPMAVKALIAPHIRPEL, from the coding sequence ATGCTAACGACACTGACAAAAGCTAGGCTGCTGGGCATTGATCCGACGGGTGAAATTCCCGATGAGGAGCTGACCGCGCTGCTTATAGTGGCTTCAACTGCAATTGAAGAGAAATGCCGCCGTAGATTCAAGCTTCAGGAGTACAACGGACAGGTGAACGGGATGCGTGGCCAATATCTGTATCTGCCGAATTATCCCGTACACTACCTATCCATCTATGAAAGGCCAGATCATCCGTTTATTGATGTTGAGACACTGGATAACGGTATTTTCTTCCGTCGCTGCGGCTGGCCAGGTGGGGAACGGGGGCTGTCGGTGACGTACACAGCCGGTTATGTCTTGCCTGAAGACGCTACAGAGGATACCCCGTCCACACTTCCAGAGACGCTGGAATATGCTTGTGTGTTGATGGTAAAACACTTGCAGCGTGAACCGGGAATCGCGTCGGAGCGGGTCGGTGATATATCGGTTGCTTATGCGGCAGCAGAAGCGGACATGCCAATGGCTGTTAAAGCTCTGATTGCTCCGCATATCCGACCAGAATTGTGA
- a CDS encoding terminase TerL endonuclease subunit — protein MAHNEQRALEPIEFIQMLHAVDDFYGQPFILLDWQYEILWNVYGTVTERGYRQYQYAYLEVPKKNGKTSLIAGVGLYHLVCDPPGGQIYCCAADKEQAKLVYKAAAAMIEQEPEFEGILKVLDSSKEIKNLLTGTVMKVLSAEAYTKHGINPTVVIFDELHAQPNRGLWDVMTFGAGSARKEPLWWVITTAGDDPDRGSIGWEQHEYAKQIRDGEKIDPSWYVKIYGIPEDGEDENGEQIDIYDENLWYEVNPSLGHTIDIDAVRKEALTARNKESAERLFRWLRLNQWISLKRTGWQPLTLWDNSAGNWELTELVGKRCYPGIDLSSTTDITAVCYLFPPQEGLSDWRLIFDAWIPEENMKERVRRDKVSYDKWVNQKHLHTTPGDVVDYEFVEASLLAANKQYAIHTLGTDPWNSRMLAQRLIRGGVDVIEIPQDMKHMSPAMKMIEQLMKRGLMSHEVNPVARWCWGNIVVAVDGNENIKPMKNKSKERIDLIVAMINAMATAMLFEEIDLGVEEFADDDFLKKLWG, from the coding sequence ATGGCACATAATGAACAGCGTGCCCTCGAACCTATTGAATTTATCCAAATGCTTCATGCCGTTGATGATTTCTACGGTCAGCCGTTTATCTTGCTTGACTGGCAGTATGAGATTTTGTGGAACGTTTACGGCACGGTAACGGAGCGGGGCTATCGTCAATATCAATACGCCTATTTAGAGGTCCCAAAGAAGAACGGGAAGACGAGCCTGATTGCTGGCGTCGGATTGTATCACCTCGTTTGTGATCCACCAGGCGGACAGATCTATTGCTGTGCTGCAGATAAGGAACAAGCCAAGCTAGTTTATAAAGCGGCTGCAGCCATGATTGAACAGGAGCCGGAGTTTGAAGGAATCCTGAAGGTTTTGGACAGTTCGAAGGAAATCAAAAACCTGCTGACCGGTACCGTGATGAAAGTCCTGTCCGCTGAAGCTTACACCAAGCACGGGATTAACCCCACGGTGGTCATTTTTGATGAGCTGCACGCACAGCCTAACCGCGGTTTGTGGGACGTTATGACCTTCGGCGCGGGATCAGCGCGGAAAGAACCGCTTTGGTGGGTGATTACGACGGCTGGCGATGATCCAGACAGAGGCTCTATCGGCTGGGAGCAACACGAATATGCTAAACAAATTCGTGATGGCGAGAAGATTGACCCATCGTGGTACGTCAAAATATACGGCATACCTGAAGATGGGGAAGACGAGAACGGGGAACAAATAGATATTTACGATGAAAATCTATGGTATGAGGTCAATCCAAGCCTTGGACATACCATTGATATCGATGCTGTAAGGAAAGAGGCGCTAACCGCTCGGAATAAAGAGTCGGCGGAGCGCCTTTTTCGTTGGCTCCGACTTAATCAGTGGATATCACTGAAGCGTACCGGGTGGCAGCCACTGACATTGTGGGATAATTCAGCCGGGAATTGGGAGCTCACGGAACTTGTGGGCAAACGTTGTTATCCTGGTATCGACTTATCCAGCACAACAGACATTACGGCCGTCTGTTATTTGTTCCCACCACAGGAGGGCTTGTCTGACTGGCGGTTGATTTTCGATGCATGGATTCCGGAAGAGAACATGAAGGAGAGAGTCAGGAGAGATAAGGTTTCCTATGACAAGTGGGTGAATCAGAAACATCTGCATACCACGCCGGGGGATGTTGTGGATTATGAATTTGTTGAGGCGAGTTTATTGGCGGCTAATAAACAGTATGCTATCCACACGCTAGGTACGGACCCTTGGAACAGCAGAATGCTTGCTCAAAGGTTGATCCGTGGCGGTGTCGATGTAATCGAAATTCCTCAGGATATGAAACACATGAGTCCAGCCATGAAGATGATTGAACAGCTCATGAAACGTGGACTTATGAGCCATGAGGTTAACCCGGTTGCACGTTGGTGCTGGGGTAATATTGTCGTTGCTGTAGACGGTAATGAGAATATTAAGCCGATGAAAAATAAATCAAAAGAACGTATCGACTTGATAGTGGCCATGATCAATGCAATGGCAACCGCTATGCTATTCGAAGAGATTGATTTAGGTGTGGAAGAGTTTGCAGACGATGATTTCTTGAAGAAACTATGGGGCTGA
- a CDS encoding phage protein, with product MSEAKTYDAMDVAVIVGGVFLTGFGEDLVTVAKDEENFSTKVGAQGDVVRTKVNNPLGTITITLQSTSPQVPYLDGLANSSKIVPVSVVYSGTPKETNTATQAYLKKPSDREYGGEAGDREYEFQCLDLSMN from the coding sequence GTGTCAGAAGCAAAAACATATGATGCCATGGACGTCGCCGTAATTGTAGGCGGCGTATTTTTAACGGGCTTTGGCGAGGATTTAGTGACTGTGGCCAAGGATGAAGAAAACTTTTCGACGAAAGTAGGCGCTCAAGGTGATGTTGTCCGGACAAAGGTAAACAATCCTCTTGGGACCATCACCATTACGCTGCAGAGTACCAGCCCGCAAGTTCCTTACCTGGATGGATTGGCTAACAGCAGCAAGATTGTTCCGGTATCTGTTGTATACTCCGGCACGCCAAAGGAAACCAACACCGCGACGCAGGCATACCTCAAAAAGCCGTCTGACCGGGAATATGGTGGCGAAGCAGGCGACCGGGAATATGAATTCCAATGTCTTGATTTAAGCATGAACTAG
- a CDS encoding HNH endonuclease signature motif containing protein yields MPSRPKRPCGHPGCRELTDKGYCDKHSKERDRRRGTSASRGYGHKWRKERLEYLEQHPLCIMCMAAGKVEAATLVDHITPHKGDDKLFWRRSNWQPLCASHHGEKTAREDGGFGNEYKQGDS; encoded by the coding sequence ATGCCGAGCAGACCTAAGCGGCCCTGCGGTCACCCAGGTTGCCGTGAGCTAACAGACAAAGGATACTGCGACAAACACTCAAAGGAAAGGGACAGGCGGCGCGGTACATCAGCCAGTCGAGGCTATGGCCACAAGTGGAGAAAGGAACGACTGGAGTATCTTGAGCAGCATCCGTTGTGCATCATGTGTATGGCTGCTGGTAAGGTAGAGGCTGCAACTTTAGTCGATCATATCACGCCGCACAAGGGCGACGACAAGCTGTTCTGGCGACGGAGTAACTGGCAGCCACTCTGTGCTTCACACCATGGAGAGAAGACGGCAAGAGAGGACGGAGGGTTTGGTAATGAGTATAAACAAGGTGACAGTTAG
- a CDS encoding HK97 family phage prohead protease, with translation MPVTLEIRATEATEGEVSKRTITGAIKYDTDSEEMSDWYGDVFIEQIASGAFDESLAARDVVGLWSHDTSQVLGNTKSGTLRLLSGKQELRFELDLPDTTSGNDAFAIIQRGDVDGVSFGMRVTKEKWASENREGGGKLYKRSILNAELYEISPVAFPAYPANEVSARSLEDYKAEEQRATDQILKQKMLIELELI, from the coding sequence ATTCCGGTGACGTTGGAGATCCGGGCGACGGAAGCGACGGAGGGGGAAGTAAGTAAAAGAACCATTACCGGAGCCATCAAATACGATACTGATAGCGAGGAAATGAGCGACTGGTACGGCGATGTCTTTATAGAGCAAATTGCTTCCGGCGCTTTTGATGAAAGCTTGGCTGCTCGGGATGTGGTTGGTCTATGGTCACATGATACCTCTCAGGTGCTTGGTAATACCAAAAGCGGAACGTTACGGCTGCTGAGCGGCAAGCAGGAGCTGCGCTTTGAACTTGATCTGCCAGACACTACGTCCGGTAATGATGCTTTTGCCATTATTCAGCGGGGCGATGTGGACGGCGTATCCTTCGGGATGCGGGTTACAAAGGAGAAATGGGCATCAGAAAACCGAGAAGGCGGCGGTAAGTTGTACAAGCGTTCCATTCTCAATGCAGAGCTGTACGAGATTTCCCCGGTTGCTTTCCCAGCCTATCCTGCGAATGAAGTTTCTGCGCGATCCTTGGAGGATTATAAGGCTGAGGAACAACGGGCTACCGACCAAATATTAAAACAGAAAATGTTGATTGAACTGGAGCTGATCTGA